The window CGACAACATGATCCGGGCCATCTCGATGCAGCCGACCGATGGCATGGTCCGCGGCGCCGAGGTCCGGGACACCGGCAACCCGATCATGGTCCCGGTGGGTGACGGCACCAAGGGTCACGTGTTCAACGCGATCGGCGAGTGCCTCAACCTCAAGGAGGGCGAGAAGCTCCAGGTCTCCGACCGGTGGGGTATCCACCGGAAGGCCCCGGCCTTCGCCGACCTCGAGCCGAAGACCGAGATGCTGGAGACCGGCATCAAGGTTCTCGACCTGCTCGCCCCGTACGTCAAGGGTGGCAAGATCGGCCTGTTCGGCGGCGCGGGTGTGGGCAAGACCGTGCTGATCCAGGAAATGATCATCCGGGTTGCGAACAACTTCGGTGGTACCTCGGTGTTCGCCGGGGTGGGGGAGCGTACCCGTGAGGGCAACGACCTCATCCACGAGATGACCGAGTCCGGCGTCATCGAGAAGACCGCGCTGGTCTACGGCCAGATGGACGAGCCGCCGGGCACGCGTCTGCGGGTCGCCCTCTCCGCGCTCACCATGGCGGAGTACTTCCGGGACGTGCAGAAGCAGGAGGTGTTGCTCTTCATCGACAACATCTTCCGGTTCACCCAGGCCGGCTCGGAGGTTTCCACCCTGCTGGGCCGGATGCCGAGTGCGGTGGGTTACCAGCCGACGCTCGCCGACGAGATGGGCGAGCTGCAGGAGCGGATCACCTCGGTCCGTGGCCAGGCGATCACCTCGATGCAGGCGATCTACGTGCCGGCGGACGACTACACCGACCCGGCACCGGCGACCACCTTCGCCCACCTGGACGCGACCACCAACCTGGAGCGGTCGATCTCCGACAAGGGCATCTACCCGGCGGTTGACCCGCTGGCGTCCTCCTCGCGGATCCTCGCCCCGGAGTACGTCGGTCTGGAGCACTACACCGTCGCCTCCGAGGTGAAGCGGATCCTGCAGCGCTACAAGGACCTGCAGGACATCATCGCCATCCTCGGTATCGAAGAGCTCTCCGAGGAAGACAAGATCACCGTTGGGCGTGCCCGGCGGATCGAGCGCTTCCTGTCGCAGAACACCTTCGCGGCCGAGGTCTTCACCGGCATCAAGGGTTCGTACGTGCCGGTCAAGGACACCGTCGAGGCGTTCAAGAAGATCAGCGAGGGTGAGTTCGATCACTTCCCCGAGCAGGCGTTCTTCATGTGCGGTGGCCTGGACGACCTGGAGCGCAACGCACGCGAGCTGATGAAGGACTAGTTTTTCCGTACTGCGACTGGGGACCGTGCCGGCTGACCGCCGACACGGTCCCTTTTCGCGTACGCGGGGTGCAGCGGCGGCCCAGTTGATCTTCCAGGCGTTTACCCAGAAACCAGCGCTACGCTCTGCAACGTTCGTGCCCTCGTAGGGCCGTCCGTTTCCGTCGGGGCGCGATGATGGGAGATGCCTGGTGACCGACCTCGGTACGCCGACCACACACGGCAAGCGCAGGAAGAAGTCGGCGGTGCCGCGCTGGGCGCGACTCTGCACGATCTTCGGTACCGTGCTGATGCTGCTCAGTGGGGTCGTACTGGTCGGGTTCGAGGCACTGCTCTCCCGCTACCAGGGTGCGGTGGCCAGTGCCGACCTCTTCGGTGACGAGGGACCCGGCACCCCGCCGCCGAAGGTGTCCGACATCAAGGGGCCGGTCAACATCCTGCTGGTCGGCATCGACCCGCGGCAGCCGTCCACGCCCCCGCTCGCCGACTCGATCATGATCCTGCACGTGCCGGCCGGGATGGACCGGGCGTACCTCTTCTCGCTGCCGCGTGACCTGCGGGTGGACATCCCCGCCTTCCCGAAGGCGAACTACGCCGGGGGCAACGACCGGCTCAACGCCGCCATGTCCCACGGCAGCCTGGTGCCCGGGAAGAACCCGGACGCGGCCAAGGGCTTCGAGTTGTTGCAGACCACGATCAGCAACTACACCGGCATCAAGCGGTTCGACGCGGGCGCGATCCTCAACTTCGGCGGTTTCAAGAAGATCGTCGACGCGATGGGCGGCGTCGACATGTACATCGACGCCGACACCAAGTCCGAGCACCTCCAGCCGGACGGCACCCCGCGCCCGGGCAACCCGAACGGGGAGGGTTACATCGGGCCGCAGCGCGAGTACAAGAAGGGCCAGGCCCACCTGAACGGCTGGCAGGCCCTGGACTACGTACGGCAGCGCAAGACGCTGGTCGACGGCGACTACGGGCGGCAGCGGCACCAGCAGCAGTTCATCCGGGCGATGGCGAGCCAGGCGCTCAGCCGGGACGTGGTGACCAACCCGCTCAAGCTGGACGCGGTGCTGCGCGCCGCCGGCCAGTCCCTGATCTTCAGCGGCCGTGGGCACAGCGTCGCCGACTGGGCCTTCGCCCTGCGTGACCTGCGGTCCGACTCGATGACGCTGATCAAACTGCCGCACGCCGCGCTCGGCTCCTCCAGCAACTACCAGGGCGAGCAACTGAAGGACCCGGCCCCGGACTTCTTCGCCTCCGTACAGGCCGACACGCTGGACACCTTCGTGGCCGCGCACCCCGAGCTGATCAACACGGACAAGTAGCCGGGGGTGCTTCTCGCCACCCGCCGTGGGAACGGGACGGATGCGCGACTAGACTCGGTGGAATCCCGTAGCTATACAAGGAGTCAGCGTGGCAAATCAGCTACACGTCGAGCTCGTAGCCGTCGAGGAGAAGGTCTGGTCCGGCGACGCCGAAATGGTCGTTGCGCGGACGACCGAGGGCGAGCTCGGAGTGCTGCCGGGCCACGCTCCGCTGCTGGGGCAGCTCGCCGAGCCCGGACAGGTCCGGATCAAGCTCGCCGGTGGTGAGCAGATCACGTTCGAGGTGGCCGGTGGCTTCCTCTCGGTGACCGGCTCGGGCGTCACCGTCCTCGCCGAGAGCGCCACCCCGGTTACCGCCGCTTCGACCCGCTGACCCGGCACGTCGGTGCTGGTTCTGGAGTGGATCGGGGTCGGCGCGCTGGTCGTGCTCGCCGGCCTGCTCGTGCTCTTCGTCCGGCGTGCCCTGGTGACCCGCTCGGGCGGGATCATCCGGCTCAGCGTACGGGTGTCGACGATGCTCGACGGCCGGGGCTGGTCGCCAGGATTCGGGCGCTTCACCGACGACGAACTGCGCTGGTACCGGATGTTCAGTTTTGCCATCCGGCCCAAGCGGGTGCTCGCCCGTCGGGGGCTCGCCGTCGAACGTCGCCGGTTGCCCGAGGGCCAGGAACAGTTCTCCATGCCGGCCGACTGGGTGATCCTGCGCTGTACCAGTCACCAGGCGCCGGTGGAGATCGCGATGGCGCAATCCACGGTGACCGGGTTTCTTTCGTGGCTCGAGGCCGCTCCTCCGGGGGCGGTCTCGCCGCGTCTGGGGGCTCATGATTGGCCTGCTGCTTGAGGGTGTTCGTTGGGGGGTTGGGCCTGCCGTGCCCGGCTCCGAGCGGTCAGGCTTGATCTCTCCGCCGGGCACGGCAGGCCCAACCCGAAACCTTTGTTCGTCAGCGCCCGGTCCCGATGGGGACCGGGCGTTTGTGGTCTGGGGGCAGGGGTGATCGGCGGACGGGTCAGGTGGTGGTGTTGCCGGTGTTGGTAGCGGCGAGGCCGGAGTGGGGGCGGGTGGTTCGGATGGGGCGGCGGCAGTGGTAGACGAGGGCGGGGGGCAGGTTCGCCCAGACCGTACGGCCCATGGTGACCTCTTCGAACCGGGACCGGAGGGCGGTGCGGAGTCGCTGTGCCGGCGGGGTCCAGATCGCGAACAGGTAGGCGAACGTGGTGAACGCGCCGTCGTCGGCGAGCCCGTCGGCGACCGCGTCGAGCAGGTTCTGCTGCAGGTCGTTGTTGAAGGCGGCCCAGGGCAGGCCGCTCACGATCACGTCCGCCTGCCGGTGGCCCCGTGCGGCCAGCAGGTCACGGAGTTTGCGGGCGTCGTCCGAGATGACGTCCACCGCCGGGTAGCGCCGACTCAGGGCACCGGCGAAGTCGGGGTTGATCTCGATGGCGAGCTGGTGGCCGCGCCCGCCGAGCCGGCGCTGGATCTCGCCGGTGAAGGAGCCGGTACCCGGTCCGAGTTCGACCACCACCGGATCGCCCGTACGCGGAACCGGTGCGGTGATCTTGTCTGCCAGTGCCCGTGAGCTGGGCGCGATCGCACCGACCGCCATCGGCTGGCGGACAAACTGGGTCAGGAACGTTAATTTCTCATTGGCCACGGCCACCAAAATAGGCGATGACCGTCCGTACCCGGTCGTCCGGATGGTCGGAACTTCGGCCACCCGGAGGAGGCGGACCGGCCGGTGGCCGGACCGGCTGCCCACACCCGCTACGTATCGTTGGCGGGTGCGAACGGGGCGGTGGCGGTGGGGTCCGGATCTGTTGCTCGGGCTGGTCGGGCTCGCGCTGGTCGCGGCCAACGGCCTGCTCGGCTGGGCGGAGATCCAGGACAACCCGGTCGTCGCCGGCCTGGCCACCGCGACCGGGCTCGCCCTGTTCGGGGCGCGACGGTGGCCGTGGCCGACGATGGCGGTCGAGGCGACCCTGCTGGTGGTCGCCGACGCCGTCGCCCCGCCGAACAGCGTCATCACCCAACTGGGGCTGGCGGTCGCGTTGGCCGTGGTCGGCTACCGCTCGCGCTGGTTGGGCACCACCGCGGCGTTCCTGCTGGCCCTCGTCGCGACCCTGATCGACGTGGTCGACCCGGGCGGGGAGCCGCTGGGGCTCACCGACAAGGAGGCGACGGTACGGGTGCTCGCCATCGCGGCACTGGTCGGCGCGCCGATCGTGTTCGGCCGGTACCTGCGCCGGCAGCGGGATGCCACCCTGGTCGCCGAGGAACGTGTCTGGGAGGCGGAGACCCGGCAGGCGGCGGAGAACCGGGCGGCCCGGCTGGCGGAGCGCACCAGTATTGCCCGGGACCTGCACGACATCGTCGCCCACCATGTCAGCGCCATCGCGTTGCAGGCCGGTGCCGCCCAGTTCGCCGCCCGGCACACCGGCCGGGTGGACGACGCCGTGGTGGCCCTCGGCGAGGTGCGCGGTACGGCCGGTCGGGTGCTCGACGAGCTGCGCGAGCTGCTGGAGGTCTTGCGCGACCCGGAGGCGGTCGAGGCGACCACGGTGCTGGTCGAGCCGGAGCAGATCTTCCGGGACGCGGTCCGCCAGGTCGAGGCCGGTGGGTTGGAGGTTCGGCTGGCGGGTGCCGAACTGGTGGCCGGGGCGCCGCTGGTGGTGCGTACGACCGCTGCCCGGGTGATCCAGGAGGGGCTGACCAACGCGCTCAAACACGCCGGACCCGGCAGCTCGGTGTCCGTACGGCTGTGTCGGGAGGACCGTGGCCTGCTGGTCGAGGTGCTCGACAGCGGGTCGGTACGGGCCGACCCGGTCCGTACGGCGCTGCCGCCGTCGGGGCACGGCCTGGCCGGCATGCGGGAGCGGGTCGGGCTGCTCGGGGGTAGGTTGGCCGCCGGTCCCGCCGCCGACGGCGGTTGGCGGTTGACGGCCCACCTACCGGTGAAGGAGACCCCATGATCCGCCCGGTCGAGGAGACCCGATGATCCGCGTACTCGTCGTGGACGACCAGGCGCTGGTCCGCGCCGGCGTCGCCCTGCTGCTGCGTACGGCCGGGGGTTTCGACATCGTCGGGGAGGCGGCCGACGGATCGGAGGCGGTACGCCTGGCCCAACGGCTGCACCCGGACGTGGTGCTGATGGATCTGCGGATGCCGAGGATGGACGGGATCGAGGCGACCCGGCGGATCCTCGACCATCACCCGGCCGCCAGGGTGCTGGTGCTGACCACGTTCGCCGACGACGCCAACATCTACGGCGCCCTGGGTGCCGGTGCGATCGGTTACCTGGTCAAGGACGGCGAGCCGGAGGCGCTGATCGAAGCGGTCCGGCGGGCGGCCAACGGGGAGTCGCTGCTGGCCCCGCCGGTGCTGGCCCGCATCGTCGGCCGGGCGCTGTCCGCGCACCGCGAGGACGCCCAGCGGGACGCCGAGCAGGTCTCCGTCGGGCAGCGGCGCCTGCTCACCGACCGGGAGCGGCAGGTGCTGGCCCTGGTCGGGGTCGGGCTGTCGAACGCGGAGATCGCCGGCCGGTTGCACCTGGGCGTCACCACGGTCAAGACCCACGTCTCGGCCGCGATGGAGAAGCTGCGGCTGCGCAACCGGGTGCAGGCCGCCGTGGTGGCCCACCGGCTCGGGCTGGTGGACGACGGGTTCAACCTGGTCGAGGCGGCCGACCCCGACCCGGTGGTCGGCGCCCCCTAGGGCTGCCTCCGGCCACCCGGAGGAGGCCCGGCGGCCGGCTGGACGACGTGGCGGCGTACCGGTGGGCGTCAGGGTAGCCGGGTGGAGATCATCAGCACCTTTGTCGACTGGCTCGCCGGGTTGTCGACCGGCTGGTTGTACCTGACCGCGGCGGTCGTACTGGCCGCGGAGGTGGCGGTGCTGCCGGGGATGGTCCTGCCGGCGGCCACCACGATGCTCACCGTCGGTTTCCTGGCCCGGGCCGGTGACCTGGACCCGGCCACCGCCCTCGTGGTGACCAGCCTGGCGGCGATGCTCGGCGACCACCTCGGCTTCCTGGAGGGGCGGCTGGTGGGGCCCCGGCTGCGGCGGGGTCGGTTCGGCCGCCGGATCGACGCCGGGCGGTGGGAGCGGGCGGAGCGCCTGCTGACCGCCGGGGGCGGCCCCGCGATCGTGCTCGGCCGGTGGACGCCGTACGTCCGGACCCTGGTGCCCCGGATGGCGGCGGTGGCCGGGCTGCCGTACCGGCGGTTCGCGGTGTACGACGCCGCCGCGGTGCTGGTCTGGGTGCCCGGCATCTTCCTGATCGGCTACCTCGCCGGGGCCTCGTACCTGCGGATGGGCGGACTGATCGGCACGGTCGTGGTGATCGTGGCGGCCGTGGCCGGGCTGGTCACCGCCGGCGTGTGGGCCCACCGCCGTCGGGGTCGGGGCCCCGCCGGCCGTGACCGGGAGTCCGCCACAGGATGCCGGGGACGGGTACGGCGTGCCCGGTCGCCACTGCGGCGGTCCGGCCCGGACCAGGGGCGGCGTACCCGCCCGGACACCCGTACGGCTCGGCCGGAGCGGGACCCGTCCCGGTGGTGATCAGCGTTCGCCCGGCGTCACTTCCGGCCGCCGGGGACCCATAGCACATCCCCGTCGGGATTGGCCGTTCTTGCCAGGATGAAGAGCAGATCGGATAGCCGGTTGAGATACTTTGCCGGAAGGATGCTGGTTCGTTCCTGATCGTGGTTCACCAGTGCCCAGGCCGCTCGTTCGGCGCGCCGGGCCACCGTGCGTGCGACGTGCAACAGAGCCGCTCCCGCGGTGCCGCCGGGCAGGATGAAGGAGTCGAGCTTGCCCAGTTCCGCGTTGTACTCGTCGCACCAGGTCTCGAGCCTGGTCACGTACTCCTCGGTCACCCGCAGCGGCGGATACGCCGGATCCGGCTCGACCGGGGTGGCCAGGTCGGCGCCGACGTCGAAGAGGTCGTTCTGGATCGCGGCCAGCACCGTACGCAGACCGTCGTCGAGTTGGCCGAGCGCGAGGGCCACCCCGATCGCCGCGTTGCACTCGTCCACGTCCGCGTACGCGGCGATCCGCGGATCGGTCTTCTCGACCAGTTCGTTGTTGCTCAGCCTGGTCTGGCCGGCGTCGCCGGTCCTGGTGTAGATGCGGGTGAGGTGAACGGCCATGACGGACAGCGTACGGAGGTCCGACGGCGAGCCGCCCACCCAGACGGTGACCGGTGACGGAACCGACCCGACCGGCGGGCTGCCGGGTGACTGGCCGGCGTCCGGGGTGACCGCGGAGGTGGCTGCCGACCCTACGATTGCCGACGTGGACGTGATCAGGGTCAGCGGTGGCGCCCGGCTCGCCGGTGAGGTGCACGTCGTGGGCGCGAAGAACTCCGCGCTGAAGCTGATGGCGGTGGCCCTGCTGGCGCCCGGCCGCAGTGTGATCACCAACGTCCCCCGGATCACCGACATCGCGATCATGGGCGAGGTGCTGCGCCGGCTCGGTTGCGAGGTCTCGTTTGGCGAGGACAACGGCACCTCGACCGGGACCATCGAGGGCATCCCGGTGGTCGGGGTGGCCGACGGCGTATCGGTGGAGGTGCCGCCGGTCGACGGCGCCGGACCGGTCCGCGACGTCGCCTCGACGGCCAGCGGCGAGGCCCAGGCGGCGGTCGACCTCGGTGCGCTGCCCGGCCGGGCCCGGACGGTGACCATCGACGTGCCCGCCGAACCGGGCACCGACGCCGACTACGACCTGGTACGCCGGCTGCGTGCGTCGATCTGCGTCCTCGGCCCGTTGCTGGCCCGGCGCGGTTACGTCCGGGTGGCCCATCCCGGTGGTGACGCGATCGGCTCCCGGGGCCTGGACATGCACGTGTCGGGCCTGGCCCGGATGGGTGCGGAGATCTCCGGCTCGCACGGCTTCGTGATCGCCTCGGCCCCGAACGGGCTGCGCGGCGCGACAATCTGGCTGGACTTCCCCAGCGTCGGCGCGACCGAGAACCTGGTCATGGCGGCGGTGCTGGCCAAGGGGATCACGGAGATCGACAACGCGGCCCGCGAACCGGAGATCGTCGACATCTGCACCATGCTCTCGGCGATGGGAGCCAAGATCGAGGGAGCCGGCACCTCGACCATCCGGATCGAGGGCGTCAGCGAGTTACGCCCGGTGCAACACCGTACGGTCGGCGACCGGATCGTCGCCGGCACCTGGGCCTTCGCGGCGGCCATGACCCAGGGGGACGTGACCGTGACGGGTGCGAGCCCGAGCTTCCTGGAGATCGCCTTGGACAAGGTGATCTCCGCCGGCGGCCTGGTCGAGACCCGGACCGACGCCTTCCGGGTACGGATGGACCGACGCCCGACCGCCGTCGACGTGGTCACCCTGCCGTTCCCAGGCTTCGCCACCGACCTGCTGCCGATGGCGATCGGGATGGCCTCGGTCAGCGAGGGCGCCTCGCTGATCACGGAGAACATCTTCGACGGCCGGTTCATGTTCGTGAACGAGATGGCCCGGCTCGGCGCCGACATCAAGACCGACGGGCACCACGCCGTGGTCAGGGGCCGGGAGCGCCTCTCCAGCGCCCCGGTCCGGGCCACCGACATCCGGGCCGGCGCCGGCCTGGTGATCGCCGGCCTCTGCGCGGACGGGGTGACCGAGATATCGCACGTGCACCACGTCGACCGGGGGTACCCGGACTTCGTCGCGGACCTGCGTGCCCTCGGCGTCGAGGTCGAACGCACCACCGCACCCGCCGAGCAGAACTTCTCCCTCTGACCCCTGCTCCACCCTCGCTGCCGTCCCCGCCTGCTGCTCGTCCGCGTCGCCTGAGGTGTCGTTCAGGTCGACGGATAGAGTGCGGTGGAGACAGGCGTACCAGGGGAGGAGCAGGCGGATGGCGGGTCGACTCGCGGTCATCGGGGCCGGACTGATGGGTTCGGGCATCGCACAGGTGGCGGCGCTGGCAGGTTGGCAGGTGACGCTCCGCGACCTGGACGACGCGGCGACCCAACGCGGCCTGGACGGCATCCGTACCTCGCTGGACAGGTTCGCCGCCAAGGGCAAGATCGAAGCCGGTGAGGTGGAGAGCACCCTGGCCCGGATCACCCCGACCACCGACCTGGAGGCGGCGGCCGACGCCGACCTGGTGGTCGAGGCGGTGTTCGAGCGGCTGGAACTCAAGCAGGAGGTGTTCCGCGAACTGGACCGGATCTGCCGGCCGGACGCGGTCCTCGCGACCAACACCTCGGCGATCCCGGTCACCCAGATCGCGGCGGTGACGAAGCGGCCGGAGTCGGTCGTCGGCACCCACTTCTTCTCGCCGGTGCCGATGATGCAGCTCTGCGAGCTGGTACGCGGCTACAAGACCAGCGACGAGACGCTCGCCACCGCCCGCGCCTTCGCCGAGGAGATCGGCAAGACCTGCGTGGTGGTGAACCGGGACATCGCCGGCTTCGTCACCACCCGACTGATCACCGCCCTGGTCATGGAGGCGGTCAAGCTCGTCGAGTCCGGCGTCGTCTCCGCCGAGGACCTCGACGTCGCCTGCAAGCTCGGCTTCGGCCACGCCATGGGCCCGCTCGCCACCACCGACCTGACGGGCGCGGACGTGCTCCTGCACGCCACCAAGAACATCTACACCGACACCGGCGACGAGAAGTTCTTCCCGCCCGAACTCCTCCAGCGCATGGTCACCGCCGGAGACCTGG of the Micromonospora sp. NBC_01796 genome contains:
- the atpD gene encoding F0F1 ATP synthase subunit beta — its product is MTAPVETKTATGRVVRVIGPVVDAEFPRDAMPEIFNALNVTVSLSGGEKTLTLEVAQHLGDNMIRAISMQPTDGMVRGAEVRDTGNPIMVPVGDGTKGHVFNAIGECLNLKEGEKLQVSDRWGIHRKAPAFADLEPKTEMLETGIKVLDLLAPYVKGGKIGLFGGAGVGKTVLIQEMIIRVANNFGGTSVFAGVGERTREGNDLIHEMTESGVIEKTALVYGQMDEPPGTRLRVALSALTMAEYFRDVQKQEVLLFIDNIFRFTQAGSEVSTLLGRMPSAVGYQPTLADEMGELQERITSVRGQAITSMQAIYVPADDYTDPAPATTFAHLDATTNLERSISDKGIYPAVDPLASSSRILAPEYVGLEHYTVASEVKRILQRYKDLQDIIAILGIEELSEEDKITVGRARRIERFLSQNTFAAEVFTGIKGSYVPVKDTVEAFKKISEGEFDHFPEQAFFMCGGLDDLERNARELMKD
- a CDS encoding LCP family protein, with product MTDLGTPTTHGKRRKKSAVPRWARLCTIFGTVLMLLSGVVLVGFEALLSRYQGAVASADLFGDEGPGTPPPKVSDIKGPVNILLVGIDPRQPSTPPLADSIMILHVPAGMDRAYLFSLPRDLRVDIPAFPKANYAGGNDRLNAAMSHGSLVPGKNPDAAKGFELLQTTISNYTGIKRFDAGAILNFGGFKKIVDAMGGVDMYIDADTKSEHLQPDGTPRPGNPNGEGYIGPQREYKKGQAHLNGWQALDYVRQRKTLVDGDYGRQRHQQQFIRAMASQALSRDVVTNPLKLDAVLRAAGQSLIFSGRGHSVADWAFALRDLRSDSMTLIKLPHAALGSSSNYQGEQLKDPAPDFFASVQADTLDTFVAAHPELINTDK
- a CDS encoding F0F1 ATP synthase subunit epsilon, whose product is MANQLHVELVAVEEKVWSGDAEMVVARTTEGELGVLPGHAPLLGQLAEPGQVRIKLAGGEQITFEVAGGFLSVTGSGVTVLAESATPVTAASTR
- a CDS encoding DUF2550 domain-containing protein, coding for MLVLEWIGVGALVVLAGLLVLFVRRALVTRSGGIIRLSVRVSTMLDGRGWSPGFGRFTDDELRWYRMFSFAIRPKRVLARRGLAVERRRLPEGQEQFSMPADWVILRCTSHQAPVEIAMAQSTVTGFLSWLEAAPPGAVSPRLGAHDWPAA
- a CDS encoding class I SAM-dependent methyltransferase is translated as MAVANEKLTFLTQFVRQPMAVGAIAPSSRALADKITAPVPRTGDPVVVELGPGTGSFTGEIQRRLGGRGHQLAIEINPDFAGALSRRYPAVDVISDDARKLRDLLAARGHRQADVIVSGLPWAAFNNDLQQNLLDAVADGLADDGAFTTFAYLFAIWTPPAQRLRTALRSRFEEVTMGRTVWANLPPALVYHCRRPIRTTRPHSGLAATNTGNTTT
- a CDS encoding sensor histidine kinase; this encodes MRTGRWRWGPDLLLGLVGLALVAANGLLGWAEIQDNPVVAGLATATGLALFGARRWPWPTMAVEATLLVVADAVAPPNSVITQLGLAVALAVVGYRSRWLGTTAAFLLALVATLIDVVDPGGEPLGLTDKEATVRVLAIAALVGAPIVFGRYLRRQRDATLVAEERVWEAETRQAAENRAARLAERTSIARDLHDIVAHHVSAIALQAGAAQFAARHTGRVDDAVVALGEVRGTAGRVLDELRELLEVLRDPEAVEATTVLVEPEQIFRDAVRQVEAGGLEVRLAGAELVAGAPLVVRTTAARVIQEGLTNALKHAGPGSSVSVRLCREDRGLLVEVLDSGSVRADPVRTALPPSGHGLAGMRERVGLLGGRLAAGPAADGGWRLTAHLPVKETP
- a CDS encoding response regulator transcription factor produces the protein MIRVLVVDDQALVRAGVALLLRTAGGFDIVGEAADGSEAVRLAQRLHPDVVLMDLRMPRMDGIEATRRILDHHPAARVLVLTTFADDANIYGALGAGAIGYLVKDGEPEALIEAVRRAANGESLLAPPVLARIVGRALSAHREDAQRDAEQVSVGQRRLLTDRERQVLALVGVGLSNAEIAGRLHLGVTTVKTHVSAAMEKLRLRNRVQAAVVAHRLGLVDDGFNLVEAADPDPVVGAP
- a CDS encoding DedA family protein — its product is MEIISTFVDWLAGLSTGWLYLTAAVVLAAEVAVLPGMVLPAATTMLTVGFLARAGDLDPATALVVTSLAAMLGDHLGFLEGRLVGPRLRRGRFGRRIDAGRWERAERLLTAGGGPAIVLGRWTPYVRTLVPRMAAVAGLPYRRFAVYDAAAVLVWVPGIFLIGYLAGASYLRMGGLIGTVVVIVAAVAGLVTAGVWAHRRRGRGPAGRDRESATGCRGRVRRARSPLRRSGPDQGRRTRPDTRTARPERDPSRW
- a CDS encoding cob(I)yrinic acid a,c-diamide adenosyltransferase; translation: MAVHLTRIYTRTGDAGQTRLSNNELVEKTDPRIAAYADVDECNAAIGVALALGQLDDGLRTVLAAIQNDLFDVGADLATPVEPDPAYPPLRVTEEYVTRLETWCDEYNAELGKLDSFILPGGTAGAALLHVARTVARRAERAAWALVNHDQERTSILPAKYLNRLSDLLFILARTANPDGDVLWVPGGRK
- the murA gene encoding UDP-N-acetylglucosamine 1-carboxyvinyltransferase, which translates into the protein MTDSVRRSDGEPPTQTVTGDGTDPTGGLPGDWPASGVTAEVAADPTIADVDVIRVSGGARLAGEVHVVGAKNSALKLMAVALLAPGRSVITNVPRITDIAIMGEVLRRLGCEVSFGEDNGTSTGTIEGIPVVGVADGVSVEVPPVDGAGPVRDVASTASGEAQAAVDLGALPGRARTVTIDVPAEPGTDADYDLVRRLRASICVLGPLLARRGYVRVAHPGGDAIGSRGLDMHVSGLARMGAEISGSHGFVIASAPNGLRGATIWLDFPSVGATENLVMAAVLAKGITEIDNAAREPEIVDICTMLSAMGAKIEGAGTSTIRIEGVSELRPVQHRTVGDRIVAGTWAFAAAMTQGDVTVTGASPSFLEIALDKVISAGGLVETRTDAFRVRMDRRPTAVDVVTLPFPGFATDLLPMAIGMASVSEGASLITENIFDGRFMFVNEMARLGADIKTDGHHAVVRGRERLSSAPVRATDIRAGAGLVIAGLCADGVTEISHVHHVDRGYPDFVADLRALGVEVERTTAPAEQNFSL
- a CDS encoding 3-hydroxyacyl-CoA dehydrogenase family protein; this translates as MAGRLAVIGAGLMGSGIAQVAALAGWQVTLRDLDDAATQRGLDGIRTSLDRFAAKGKIEAGEVESTLARITPTTDLEAAADADLVVEAVFERLELKQEVFRELDRICRPDAVLATNTSAIPVTQIAAVTKRPESVVGTHFFSPVPMMQLCELVRGYKTSDETLATARAFAEEIGKTCVVVNRDIAGFVTTRLITALVMEAVKLVESGVVSAEDLDVACKLGFGHAMGPLATTDLTGADVLLHATKNIYTDTGDEKFFPPELLQRMVTAGDLGRKTGKGFYSY